The Cupriavidus nantongensis genome has a segment encoding these proteins:
- a CDS encoding IS481 family transposase, with product MPWSARDTMSLRLEFIALASQPGCNRRELCRRFSISPQTAYKWLARHRQEGAAGLADRPRRPHHSPERTADFLEELVLMLRREHPTWGGRKISRRLSDLGHAEVPAPSTVTSILHRHGLIDPQASAQATPWRRFEHDEPNELLQMDFKGQVPNEQGVCFPLTLIDDHSRFNLCLAACADQRRQTVQQQLIGAFRRYGLPRRITMDNGPPWGGGDEEGLGYTRLTVWLMQLGIRVSHSRPYHPQTQGKDERFHRTLKAEVLQHRRFVDNTEAQQVFDRYRYVYNHERPHQALDMQVPAQRYRVSSVAYPEALPEVQYQSGDRVYKVDSSARIMVGNRRIKIGKAFIGQWIALRPTRRDGVLAIWFSRFEIGEISLHAAAACRPQASPRDVTP from the coding sequence ATGCCGTGGAGCGCCCGAGACACCATGAGCCTTCGCCTGGAGTTCATTGCCCTGGCTTCCCAGCCGGGATGCAACCGTCGGGAGCTGTGCCGACGGTTCTCGATCAGTCCGCAAACCGCTTATAAGTGGCTGGCCCGGCATCGGCAGGAAGGCGCCGCGGGCTTGGCCGACCGGCCCAGGCGGCCGCACCACAGCCCCGAGCGCACCGCTGATTTCCTGGAGGAACTGGTGCTGATGCTGCGCCGCGAACACCCGACCTGGGGTGGGCGCAAGATCAGCCGCAGGCTGTCCGACCTGGGCCACGCCGAGGTGCCTGCGCCCAGCACGGTGACCTCGATCCTGCATCGACATGGTCTGATCGATCCGCAGGCCAGCGCCCAGGCCACCCCCTGGCGGCGGTTCGAGCACGACGAACCCAACGAGCTGCTGCAGATGGACTTCAAGGGTCAGGTGCCCAATGAGCAGGGCGTCTGCTTTCCGCTCACGCTGATCGACGACCATTCCCGCTTCAACCTGTGCCTGGCAGCCTGCGCGGACCAGCGCCGCCAGACGGTGCAGCAGCAGCTGATCGGGGCCTTCCGCCGCTACGGCCTGCCCCGGCGCATCACCATGGATAACGGCCCTCCATGGGGAGGCGGCGACGAAGAGGGGCTGGGCTACACCAGGCTGACGGTCTGGTTAATGCAACTAGGGATCCGGGTCAGCCATTCACGGCCCTATCACCCACAAACACAGGGCAAGGACGAGCGGTTCCACCGCACCCTGAAGGCCGAAGTCCTGCAGCACCGCCGCTTCGTGGACAACACCGAGGCGCAGCAGGTCTTCGATCGATATCGCTACGTGTACAACCACGAGCGACCCCATCAGGCCCTGGACATGCAGGTGCCGGCCCAACGCTATCGCGTGAGCAGCGTGGCCTACCCGGAGGCGCTGCCGGAGGTGCAGTACCAGAGCGGCGACCGTGTCTACAAGGTCGACAGCAGCGCACGGATCATGGTTGGCAACCGGCGCATCAAGATCGGCAAGGCGTTCATCGGCCAGTGGATCGCGCTACGCCCGACCCGGCGCGACGGCGTGTTGGCCATATGGTTCAGCCGCTTTGAAATCGGCGAAATTAGCCTGCACGCCGCAGCGGCGTGCAGGCCACAAGCATCACCTAGGGACGTAACCCCCTGA